One window of Panthera tigris isolate Pti1 chromosome C2, P.tigris_Pti1_mat1.1, whole genome shotgun sequence genomic DNA carries:
- the LOC102960073 gene encoding schwannomin-interacting protein 1 isoform X2 has product MNLDSDGVDDIISQESPLDMEGNYKKAQKNERESIRQKLALGSFFDDGPGIYTSCSKSGKPSLSSRLQSGMNLQICFVNDSGSDKDSDADDSKTETSLDTPLSPMSKQSSSYSDRDTTEEESESLDDMDFLTRQKKLQAEAKMALAMAKPMAKMQVEVEKQNRKKSPVADLLPHMPHISECLMKRSLKPTDLRDMTLGQLQVIVNDLHSQIESLNEELVQLLLIRDELHTEQDAMLVDIEDLTRHAESQQKHMAEKMPAK; this is encoded by the exons ATGAATTTGGACAGTGATGGAGTGGATGACATCATCAGTCAAGAATCCCCATTGGATATGGAGGGGAATTATAAAAAG gcacagaaaaatgagagagaatctATCCGACAGAAGTTGGCACTTGGAAGCTTCTTTGATGATGGCCCAGGAATTTATACCAGCTGTAGCAAAAGTGGGAAGCCAAGCCTTTCCTCTCG CCTGCAGAGTGGGATGAACCTGCAGATATGCTTTGTCAACGACAGCGGCAGTGATAAGGACAGCGACGCTGATGACAGTAAGACTGAAACCAGCTTGGACACCCCCTTGTCTCCCATG AGCAAACAGAGTTCTTCCTATTCCGATAGAGACACGACTGAAGAGGAATCCGAATCCCTGGATGACATGGATTTCCTCACAAGGCAAAAGAAATTGCAAGCTGAAGCCAAAATGGCCCTAGCCATGGCCAAACCAATGGCCAAAATGCAAGTAGAAGTGgaaaaacagaacaggaaaaagTCTCCCGTCGCTGATCTC CTGCCACACATGCCTCATATAAGTGAATGCCTGATGAAAAGGAGTTTAAAGCCCACTGACCTACGGGACATGACTCTTGGGCAGCTACAAGTGATAGTCAATGATCTCCATTCCCAGATTGAAA GCTTGAATGAGGAGTTGGTCCAGCTGCTGCTCATCCGAGATGAGCTGCACACAGAGCAAGATGCCATGCTGGTGGACATCGAAGACTTGACCAG